The stretch of DNA GGCAGGTGACCATAGTCATGTCTGTTTTTAATTGTTCATTCTTGGTGTTTGAATCAATATCCTTCTGTGCAGTATCATCAAAAGATCATAAATGAAGTGCAAGTACTCCACTATCATTTGGGCAGATGACTGAAACTTTGATTTGTAATAAGAAAGTACCATATTTACTCAATTGGAAGGCATGTGATTTACCAGTTCTCCTCTCTAGGCACAGAACAGCTTGTTTCATTACTGTATCATAATGAAATTTTTGTGATGacattcatgtacagtatttgttgacCTAAACTTGTTTCATTGTTGTTCAATATACCTGTGTTGTGTGCAAATTTAGACAGTGaagaatgaaaaaagtcaaaacagaataaaaaagcagaaaaaaacaattagaTTACAGTAATCTACCTCATATCTTTCATGTGGACAAGGATGCCAATGTCAATTGCCTGCAGTTGTTATCATTGTACCAATTAGCACCTCCTTTCAAGTTCTTACGTAATGAAAAAGCCTTGTTCTTGTTTCTGGTGTTTGTTGAAAAGCATCTTTAGACTAAAATTGTAGTAatttatcatttgtaaatatttcttgaatCAAATTatcaaatgtgtttgtgtgtgcatatatgtgtTTAAGGTCTATCTCATACCTGTCCACGTCACAGCTTCCTAGATGTTGTGTGTGCCATTcctgaaactgttttttttttgttctttgcagATATATGTTGGGTAAAGGGGCAAAGCGgaaatttgatgaaaatgaaGAGGGGCTGGAAGGCAAAGCGGTGCTGGTGGGAGAAGGCCCCTCGAAGGTGTCCTACACTTTGCAACGTCAGACTATTTTCAACATCTCCCTTATGAAGCTTTACAACCACAGAGCATTGACAGAGCCAAGCCTGCAGAGGAGAGTGCTCATCAACAACATGCTGCGGCGAATCCAGGAGGAGTTCAAACAAGAGGGCAGCCTGAGGCCTATGTTTTTCACTCCCTCCCAGCAACAGGACAACTCACTGGATGATGGCTATCGGGAGGCCCAGCCTGCCTTCAGTATTCTTTCTAGCATTGCTCAGCCCTTGCCTCAGCCTTCTTCACTAACAAGCACTACGCCACTAGACTCCTGCCTCACCCCTGCCTCTCTGCTTGAAGATGATAGCTCTTATTGCACTTCCCCTGTGACTCAGACAGTCCCCGAACCCCAGACTATGAAACCACCTCTAACACTGATTACTCAAACCGCCAAGGATAGCTTCTCATCAGCATTGGATGAAATTGAGGAGCTCTGTCCAGCATCTACCTCCCCTGAGACAGCAAAGGCTGAAATGCCAGATCCCCGTATGCAGTCTTCACCGCTCCCATCTCCTACAGGAGACTGTAAAGACTCTGGGAAGGTCTGTCCTCAGAAGTTTGAAGGCCTGGTTACACAGGAGACTAAAGTAGCAGCCATAACAGCCTTGGATTCTAGACAAACGGATTCTTTATCACCCAGCAATTTAGAGATGACTGCCTCTTCAGGTTTTTTGACAGACCTTGCGCTGGATGATATTCTATTTGCAGATATTGACACTTCAATGTATGACTTTGATCCTTACACGTCTGCCACAGGAGGAGCCTCCAAAATAGCTCCTGTAACAGCAGACGACCTCCTTAAAACATTATCTCCGTACAACAATCAGCCAGTCCCTCCAAATCAGCCTTTCAAAATGGACCTCACAGAATTGGACCACATAATGGAAGTACTTGTCGGTTCCTGATCAAAAAgggagattaaaaaagaaaataaaaaagtttgtgGAAGTGTCCATCATTTGGCTTTGTACagatttttcattattataaatGACAGTGAAAGAAAGCCAGCACATCACAATGTGCATGCATAGTTTGCTTGCCTTTGAGAcgaaaaatgaaatgtaacctaGGCTTCTACGAAAGTCTGAGTGCCTTCATCTCTATGACCACTTTGTAAATGGCCCATCGATTTTGggagctttatttatttttgttgtgtccTGAAATTCTACATTGAGAAAGACGTGTCTACCTGTAAATTCAAAAGCCATGAGCTGATGTGCTGTGGCGAAAACAAACTTCAAAGTGCAAAGCACAAAGACTACGGATCCATTATTTGCATGTGTGTTTCCTTTAGGTTCATTTGGGAGGAAGggagggttttctttttttcgtttttttttttatttgttgttttgttctgtgtgtgaatttttattttttgtttttcatcctcCCTGGACTTTTCAACATCTGTCCACTGACTAGTCCAATGCTTGTCAGCATTATTAACTGTAACTGTTTTTAAACTGCTGCCCagatttgattttatatttttgtacagattCTGCAACTTGATGGTATTGTTTTCTaaatgaaactttaaaaaaataattgtttatacTCAAAAGTAGCTATTTTAATAGGATTCGCTCATGGAGATACACCTGTTTCGGAAGTACAAGTCACCAATTGTACTTTTCTACAAATTCTGAGATGTTTTTATATGTGAATATTTAAAAGTACTTAAGCAACGAGATCTGCAATAGATGTTTACGGGATGCAAATTCATGTTCATCACACGAGGCCGTGGAAGGTTGTGGACTTGATTGAGATTCATGTTCTTCACAACTTGCATGTGCACACACTCTGCAATGAAGTGGCTACAAACTACTGTGTGCATTTCTTGGAATTGGTAGTAAATCTACTTGCTTTACCACTCACTGTGACAAAAGTGTATTGACTGACGACATAGTGGTTCCGATTTTAGTTTTTTCCCCACCTAATTATTCCTCTGAACCATCATGAAGTTTGAATTTATTTGATTTAAGTTTGAATTTCATACTTGGT from Polypterus senegalus isolate Bchr_013 chromosome 16, ASM1683550v1, whole genome shotgun sequence encodes:
- the sertad2b gene encoding SERTA domain-containing protein 2b, whose translation is MLGKGAKRKFDENEEGLEGKAVLVGEGPSKVSYTLQRQTIFNISLMKLYNHRALTEPSLQRRVLINNMLRRIQEEFKQEGSLRPMFFTPSQQQDNSLDDGYREAQPAFSILSSIAQPLPQPSSLTSTTPLDSCLTPASLLEDDSSYCTSPVTQTVPEPQTMKPPLTLITQTAKDSFSSALDEIEELCPASTSPETAKAEMPDPRMQSSPLPSPTGDCKDSGKVCPQKFEGLVTQETKVAAITALDSRQTDSLSPSNLEMTASSGFLTDLALDDILFADIDTSMYDFDPYTSATGGASKIAPVTADDLLKTLSPYNNQPVPPNQPFKMDLTELDHIMEVLVGS